A single Agrococcus sp. ARC_14 DNA region contains:
- a CDS encoding AEC family transporter: MGGVLIGFAIIGFVILVGWLLARFGIVSQEGRLVLNQTSFFAASPALLFTVLAKADVGLLFSSVLAVALITFAIVAVIYGVVARIWFTKDPSRIALAATASGYSNVNNIGLPVAIYVIGDASFIGPMLLLQLLILAPLLLATLDILTAGRASFVGILTQPLRNPMLIGAMLGAVVAAFDIQLPDPVLAPLEILGGAAVPLMLLAFGISLGGDKPLQPGTGRREVVLAVALKNLVMPVAAFLLAKFAFGMDDHLVYACTVMAALPSAQNMYQYALRYDRATVITRDIVLLTTVMALPVMLVIAWLLKPA, from the coding sequence ATGGGCGGAGTGCTCATCGGGTTCGCCATCATCGGCTTCGTCATCCTCGTCGGCTGGCTGCTCGCCCGCTTCGGCATCGTCTCGCAGGAGGGCCGCCTGGTCCTCAACCAGACCTCCTTCTTCGCCGCCAGCCCCGCGCTGCTGTTCACGGTGCTCGCGAAGGCCGATGTCGGGCTGCTGTTCTCGAGCGTGCTGGCCGTGGCCCTCATCACCTTCGCCATCGTCGCGGTGATCTACGGCGTCGTCGCCCGCATCTGGTTCACGAAGGACCCGAGCCGCATCGCCCTCGCCGCCACCGCATCCGGCTACAGCAACGTCAACAACATCGGCCTGCCGGTGGCGATCTACGTCATCGGCGACGCGAGCTTCATCGGCCCGATGCTGCTGCTGCAGCTGCTCATCCTCGCCCCGCTGCTGCTCGCGACGCTCGACATCCTCACCGCGGGCCGCGCATCCTTCGTCGGCATCCTCACGCAGCCGCTGCGCAACCCGATGCTGATCGGTGCCATGCTCGGCGCGGTCGTCGCCGCCTTCGACATCCAGCTGCCCGACCCGGTGCTGGCGCCGCTCGAGATCCTCGGCGGTGCGGCGGTGCCGCTCATGCTGCTGGCCTTCGGCATCTCGCTCGGCGGTGACAAGCCGCTGCAGCCGGGCACGGGCCGGCGCGAGGTGGTGCTCGCGGTGGCGCTCAAGAATCTCGTGATGCCGGTCGCCGCCTTCCTGCTGGCGAAGTTCGCCTTCGGCATGGACGATCACCTGGTCTACGCCTGCACGGTGATGGCGGCGCTGCCGAGCGCGCAGAACATGTATCAATATGCGCTGCGCTACGACCGCGCCACCGTCATCACGCGCGACATCGTGCTGCTGACGACCGTGATGGCGCTGCCGGTGATGCTCGTGATCGCCTGGCTGCTGAAGCCCGCCTGA
- the pyrE gene encoding orotate phosphoribosyltransferase — MTARDQLIQLIRDEAVFHGDFVLTSGKRASYYIDLRKLSLDHRAAPLIGDVLLDLIADIPDVAAVGGLTMGADPLANAVLHRSLARDQTVDAFVVRKEPKDHGRGRQVEGPELDGKRVVVVEDTSTTGGSPLAAIEALRKVGAEVVAVAVIVDRATGAQAAIEAAGVEYRAAITLDDLGLTPQ, encoded by the coding sequence GTGACCGCGCGCGACCAGCTCATCCAGCTCATCCGTGACGAGGCCGTCTTCCACGGCGACTTCGTCCTCACCAGCGGCAAGCGCGCCAGCTACTACATCGATCTGCGCAAGCTCTCGCTCGACCACCGCGCGGCGCCGCTCATCGGTGACGTGCTGCTCGACCTGATCGCCGACATCCCCGACGTCGCGGCCGTCGGCGGCCTCACCATGGGCGCCGACCCGCTCGCGAACGCCGTGCTGCACCGCAGCCTCGCGCGCGATCAGACGGTCGATGCGTTCGTGGTGCGCAAGGAGCCGAAGGACCACGGCCGCGGCCGCCAGGTGGAGGGGCCAGAGCTCGACGGCAAGCGCGTCGTCGTGGTCGAGGACACCTCCACGACCGGCGGCAGCCCACTCGCGGCCATCGAGGCGCTGCGCAAGGTCGGCGCCGAGGTGGTTGCGGTCGCCGTGATCGTCGACCGTGCGACCGGTGCGCAGGCGGCGATCGAGGCAGCGGGCGTCGAGTACCGCGCGGCGATCACGCTGGACGACCTCGGCCTCACCCCGCAGTAG
- the nhaA gene encoding Na+/H+ antiporter NhaA — MEHTPIAGRRARIAHALRQETIGGALLLLAAAIALVWANSPWRDGYGALMDARIGPAALHLDLTVAAWAADGLLAVFFFVVGVELKHELVAGSLRNPRQAAVPVLAAIGGMALPALVFVAIVLLGGDAAALSGWAIPAATDIAFALAVLAIFGRGLPIGLRTFLLTLAVVDDLLAIVVIAIFYTATVHLLALAGALLAIVAFALVVRSRWARWWLLVPIALVAWWLMHESGVHATIAGVLLGAAVPARPMHGEPEPRTHRFEAAVRPWSTAIALPIFAFCAAGVSVIGGGGIAELLTQPVLLAVVAGLVLGKLAGVLGVAALVTRATPLRLPDGIGIRDLLPVALLTGIGFTVSLLITELSFDDAARTDAAKLAVLIGSALAALLAAPMLRWDARRARAADMNEDGVRDAPQPRIGD, encoded by the coding sequence GTGGAGCACACCCCCATCGCCGGCCGACGTGCCCGCATCGCGCACGCGCTGCGCCAGGAGACCATCGGTGGCGCCCTGCTGCTGCTCGCGGCGGCGATCGCGCTCGTCTGGGCGAACTCGCCGTGGCGCGACGGCTACGGCGCCCTCATGGATGCACGGATCGGGCCGGCCGCGCTGCACCTCGATCTGACCGTCGCCGCGTGGGCAGCGGACGGGCTGCTCGCCGTCTTCTTCTTCGTCGTCGGCGTCGAGCTCAAGCATGAGCTGGTGGCCGGCAGCCTGCGCAACCCTCGTCAGGCAGCGGTGCCGGTGCTCGCCGCGATCGGCGGCATGGCGCTGCCCGCGCTCGTGTTCGTCGCGATCGTGCTCCTCGGCGGCGACGCTGCGGCGCTCAGCGGCTGGGCGATCCCGGCAGCCACCGACATCGCCTTCGCCCTGGCGGTGCTGGCGATCTTCGGCCGCGGCCTGCCGATCGGGCTGCGCACGTTCCTGCTGACGCTCGCGGTCGTCGACGACCTGCTGGCCATCGTCGTGATCGCGATCTTCTACACGGCGACCGTGCATCTGCTGGCGCTTGCCGGCGCACTGCTGGCGATCGTGGCCTTCGCGCTCGTGGTGCGCTCGCGCTGGGCGCGCTGGTGGCTGCTCGTGCCGATCGCGCTCGTGGCCTGGTGGCTCATGCATGAGTCGGGCGTGCACGCCACGATCGCCGGCGTGCTGCTCGGCGCGGCGGTGCCGGCGAGGCCGATGCACGGCGAGCCCGAGCCTCGCACCCACCGCTTCGAAGCGGCCGTGCGACCGTGGTCGACGGCGATCGCCCTGCCGATCTTCGCCTTCTGCGCGGCGGGGGTCTCGGTCATCGGCGGCGGTGGCATCGCCGAGCTGCTCACGCAGCCGGTGCTGCTGGCCGTGGTGGCTGGCCTCGTGCTCGGCAAGCTGGCCGGCGTGCTCGGCGTCGCGGCGCTCGTCACCCGCGCCACGCCGCTGCGACTGCCGGACGGCATCGGCATCCGTGACCTGCTGCCGGTGGCGCTGCTGACGGGCATCGGCTTCACGGTCTCCCTGCTCATCACCGAGCTCTCCTTCGACGACGCCGCTCGCACGGATGCTGCGAAGCTCGCCGTGCTGATCGGCTCGGCGCTCGCTGCGCTCCTGGCCGCACCGATGCTGCGCTGGGATGCGCGCAGGGCGCGGGCTGCCGACATGAACGAGGATGGCGTGCGAGACGCCCCGCAGCCGCGCATCGGCGACTGA
- a CDS encoding HAD-IIA family hydrolase translates to MSTPRTRADIECWLTDMDGVLVHESRPLPGAKELLQQWQDAGTEFLVLTNNSIFTPRDLAARLRASGLNVPEERIWTSALATADFLLDQAPGGSAYVIGEAGIITALHEIGFTMTDTDPDFVVIGETRSYSFEAITKAIRLIAKGARFISTNPDATGPSADGILPATGAINALITTATGRTPYIVGKPNPMMFRSALNKIGAHSENTGMIGDRMDTDIIAGMEAGLHTVLVMTGISDPASVETYPFRPDEILDGVYQLVDEKPVESDLDEPHADI, encoded by the coding sequence ATGTCCACACCTCGCACCCGCGCCGACATCGAATGCTGGCTCACCGACATGGATGGCGTGCTCGTCCATGAGTCGCGGCCCCTCCCCGGTGCCAAGGAGCTCCTGCAGCAGTGGCAGGACGCCGGCACCGAGTTCCTCGTGCTCACGAACAACTCGATCTTCACGCCCCGCGACCTCGCGGCGCGACTGCGCGCATCCGGCCTCAATGTGCCCGAGGAGCGCATCTGGACCAGCGCGCTCGCGACGGCCGACTTCCTGCTCGATCAGGCGCCCGGCGGCTCTGCCTACGTGATCGGCGAGGCGGGCATCATCACCGCGCTGCACGAGATCGGCTTCACGATGACCGACACCGACCCCGACTTCGTGGTCATCGGCGAGACCCGCTCCTACTCCTTCGAGGCGATCACCAAGGCGATCCGACTGATCGCCAAGGGCGCGCGCTTCATCTCCACCAACCCCGACGCGACGGGCCCGAGCGCCGACGGCATCCTGCCCGCCACCGGCGCCATCAACGCGCTGATCACGACGGCCACCGGCCGCACGCCCTACATCGTCGGCAAGCCCAACCCCATGATGTTCCGCTCGGCGCTCAACAAGATCGGCGCGCACAGCGAGAACACCGGCATGATCGGCGACCGCATGGACACCGACATCATCGCCGGCATGGAGGCAGGCCTGCACACCGTGCTCGTGATGACCGGCATCTCCGACCCCGCGAGCGTCGAGACCTACCCGTTCCGTCCCGACGAGATCCTCGACGGCGTGTACCAGCTGGTCGACGAGAAGCCCGTGGAGTCCGACCTCGACGAGCCGCACGCGGACATCTGA
- a CDS encoding TrmH family RNA methyltransferase → MPTDDDEPQLPVGVGPWPGYEQGERPADEHLHPARYDPELLEHGDRRNVVDAYRYWSLEAIVADLETRRHPFHVAIENWQHDLNIGSIVRTANAFTASAVHIIGKRRWNRRGAMVTDRYQRIVHHETTDAFTRWAHEAGLVVVAVDNTAGSVPVDAAPLPERCVLLFGQEGPGLTDEAIDAADAHVAIRQFGSTRSINAAAAAAIVMHEWVRVHARRS, encoded by the coding sequence ATGCCCACTGACGACGACGAGCCGCAGCTTCCGGTCGGCGTCGGCCCGTGGCCGGGCTACGAGCAGGGGGAGCGGCCCGCCGACGAGCACCTCCATCCCGCACGCTACGACCCCGAGCTGCTCGAGCACGGCGACCGCCGCAACGTCGTCGACGCCTATCGCTACTGGAGCCTCGAGGCGATCGTCGCCGACCTCGAGACCCGCCGGCACCCCTTCCACGTCGCGATCGAGAACTGGCAGCACGATCTCAACATCGGGTCGATCGTGCGCACTGCCAACGCCTTCACCGCATCCGCCGTGCACATCATCGGCAAGCGCCGCTGGAACCGTCGTGGCGCGATGGTGACCGACCGCTACCAGCGCATCGTGCATCACGAGACGACGGATGCGTTCACCCGCTGGGCGCACGAGGCCGGTCTGGTCGTCGTGGCCGTCGACAACACCGCGGGCAGCGTGCCCGTCGATGCCGCGCCGCTGCCGGAGCGCTGCGTGCTGCTGTTCGGGCAGGAGGGGCCGGGGCTGACGGACGAGGCGATCGACGCGGCCGATGCGCACGTGGCGATCCGGCAGTTCGGCTCGACGCGCTCGATCAACGCTGCGGCGGCCGCCGCGATCGTGATGCACGAGTGGGTCAGGGTGCACGCGCGCCGGAGCTGA
- a CDS encoding class C sortase: MTAVVALAPETPVAASSSRGRRGTVSSMLIAVMVMVGVSILLYPTAAGWFSQLEQSQRVDDYDDVMTELGPEGREAELAAAAAYNQTLTGGALIDPYGQTPLSDQRAIVAAYEEQLNLGPAAVMARIRIPAIGVDLPIYHGTDEETLRQGIGHLLGSAMPVGGAGTHSVLTGHRGLPESVLFSELDQVQTGDVFELDVYGEILTYEVGEVQVIEPGDTDILMPESGRDLVTLVTCTPLGINSHRIIVTGERIPTPAADSPEVAMPDIPGDPWWAVGLAGGFAFAAAYRSMTSRPRLVAPARAGGPTTGIIG, encoded by the coding sequence ATGACCGCAGTCGTCGCACTCGCACCGGAGACCCCGGTCGCCGCGTCGAGCTCGCGCGGTCGCCGCGGCACCGTCTCCTCGATGCTCATCGCCGTCATGGTGATGGTCGGGGTCAGCATCCTGCTCTACCCGACGGCAGCGGGCTGGTTCAGTCAGCTCGAGCAGTCACAGCGCGTCGATGACTACGACGACGTCATGACCGAGCTCGGCCCCGAGGGCCGCGAAGCCGAGCTCGCGGCAGCTGCTGCCTACAACCAGACGCTCACCGGCGGTGCCCTCATCGACCCCTACGGCCAGACGCCGCTCAGCGACCAGCGAGCGATCGTCGCTGCCTACGAGGAGCAGCTGAACCTCGGCCCCGCAGCGGTGATGGCGCGCATCCGCATCCCCGCCATCGGCGTCGACCTGCCGATCTACCACGGCACCGACGAGGAGACCCTGCGGCAGGGCATCGGGCACCTGCTCGGCTCCGCCATGCCCGTCGGCGGCGCCGGCACCCACAGCGTGCTCACCGGCCACCGCGGCCTGCCGGAGTCGGTGCTCTTCAGCGAGCTCGACCAGGTGCAGACCGGCGACGTGTTCGAGCTCGACGTCTACGGCGAGATCCTCACCTACGAGGTCGGCGAGGTGCAGGTCATCGAGCCCGGCGACACCGACATCCTCATGCCCGAATCCGGCCGCGATCTCGTCACCCTCGTCACCTGCACGCCGCTGGGCATCAACAGCCACCGCATCATCGTCACCGGTGAGCGCATCCCCACCCCGGCCGCCGACAGCCCGGAGGTCGCGATGCCGGACATCCCCGGCGACCCGTGGTGGGCGGTCGGGCTCGCCGGCGGCTTCGCGTTCGCGGCCGCCTACCGCTCGATGACGTCGCGCCCGCGCCTCGTCGCACCAGCACGCGCGGGCGGCCCGACCACCGGCATCATCGGCTGA
- a CDS encoding CsbD family protein: protein MAFGDKVSNKAEELGGKAKESLGAATGNDELRAEGRADQAAANAKQAGEHVKDAAKDLFGDKK from the coding sequence ATGGCTTTCGGAGACAAGGTCAGCAACAAGGCAGAGGAGCTCGGCGGCAAGGCCAAGGAGTCGCTCGGCGCGGCGACCGGCAATGACGAGCTGCGCGCCGAGGGCCGCGCCGACCAGGCCGCTGCCAACGCGAAGCAGGCCGGCGAGCACGTCAAGGACGCCGCGAAGGATCTCTTCGGCGACAAGAAGTAG
- a CDS encoding SpaH/EbpB family LPXTG-anchored major pilin, whose translation MATNKKSVTARVAAGLGAAAVATFAVLGGALPASAAPSNIDPAAVGSISVHKFAEPADATGLPNNGTVVDTTGLTPLVGVEFTVERVTGIDLTTNAGWDAAAALTPATAGPLAAVDAITTDATGTAVFDELPLGVYLVTETAPGANQIAIETAPFLVTVPLPQNNTWLYDVHVYPKNSLTAIDKIVDDSAARGLGDEISWTITADVPEIAADDTLSSFVIADSLDARLGYVSATVTGVNVSLVAADYQLVQSGQDVSVTFTTAGLTKLAAANAASVEVEILTTVDVLGDGVIENDASLTVNDNTFDATAASTEWGTIAILKHETGDQAAVLAGAEFQVFASEAAAVAGTDPIVVDGVDTFVSGDNGIAFVPGLRAGVEYWIVETKAPVGYQITATPIPAYTVVAGDVSATSVDVTVANPQVPAYALPITGGSGQVAFMIGGAGLILGAVGFALIRRRKAKAQA comes from the coding sequence ATGGCAACCAACAAGAAGAGCGTGACGGCGCGCGTCGCCGCCGGCCTCGGCGCAGCCGCGGTCGCGACGTTCGCCGTCCTCGGCGGCGCGCTGCCCGCATCCGCCGCCCCCAGCAACATCGACCCGGCCGCGGTCGGCTCGATCTCCGTGCACAAGTTCGCCGAGCCCGCCGACGCGACGGGTCTGCCGAACAACGGCACCGTCGTCGACACCACGGGCCTCACGCCGCTGGTCGGCGTCGAGTTCACTGTCGAGCGCGTCACGGGCATCGACCTGACGACCAACGCCGGGTGGGACGCCGCTGCAGCCCTGACCCCGGCGACGGCCGGCCCCCTCGCGGCCGTCGACGCCATCACGACCGACGCCACCGGCACGGCCGTCTTCGACGAGCTGCCGCTCGGTGTCTACCTCGTCACCGAGACCGCGCCGGGTGCGAACCAGATCGCAATCGAGACCGCGCCGTTCCTCGTGACCGTGCCGCTGCCGCAGAACAACACCTGGCTCTACGACGTGCACGTCTACCCGAAGAACTCGCTCACCGCGATCGACAAGATCGTCGACGACAGCGCCGCACGCGGCCTGGGCGACGAGATCTCGTGGACCATCACCGCCGACGTGCCCGAGATCGCCGCCGACGACACGCTCAGCTCGTTCGTCATCGCCGACTCGCTCGACGCCCGCCTCGGCTACGTCAGCGCGACGGTCACCGGCGTCAACGTCTCGCTCGTCGCCGCCGACTACCAGCTGGTGCAGAGCGGTCAGGATGTCTCGGTCACCTTCACGACTGCCGGACTGACGAAGCTCGCTGCAGCGAACGCCGCCTCGGTCGAGGTCGAGATCCTCACGACCGTCGACGTGCTCGGCGACGGCGTCATCGAGAACGACGCGAGCCTGACGGTCAACGACAACACCTTCGACGCGACCGCTGCCAGCACCGAGTGGGGCACGATCGCCATCCTCAAGCACGAGACCGGCGACCAGGCCGCCGTGCTCGCCGGCGCCGAGTTCCAGGTGTTCGCATCCGAGGCCGCCGCGGTCGCCGGCACCGACCCGATCGTGGTCGACGGCGTCGACACGTTCGTCTCCGGTGACAACGGCATCGCGTTCGTGCCCGGTCTGCGCGCGGGCGTCGAGTACTGGATCGTCGAGACGAAGGCACCGGTCGGCTACCAGATCACCGCAACGCCGATCCCGGCCTACACGGTCGTCGCAGGCGATGTGTCGGCGACCTCGGTCGACGTGACCGTCGCCAACCCGCAGGTCCCGGCCTACGCGCTGCCCATCACGGGCGGCAGCGGCCAGGTCGCGTTCATGATCGGTGGCGCAGGCCTCATCCTCGGCGCCGTGGGCTTCGCGCTCATCCGCCGCCGCAAGGCCAAGGCTCAGGCCTAG
- a CDS encoding NAD(P)-binding domain-containing protein yields the protein MTESSAAAERSASIVVIGAGQAGLSAGFHLQQRGYASALEQPEAERSFVMLDADAASGGAWQHRWESLRMRTVNGIFDLPGFAQPPADPEEPSRTAVPRYFAAFERAMRLPILRPVAVASVTRADPDPGGALLVTSSAGAWRTRAIINATGTWNNPRLPEYPGADAFQGRQLHTRDYAAASAFAGQRVAVVGGGISAVQLLEELSAVADTRWYTRREPVFLEGDFEPEINGRDVIERVTADAEAGRPTGSVVSYTGLLWTDYALRAKARGALERRPMFVAIEPHGVREADGSFTSVDTILWTTGFTASLSHLDPLALRNELGAVQVRGTRVVAEPRVHLIGFGPSQSTVGANRAGRAAVRELDRLLDRTDAALAGAA from the coding sequence ATGACCGAGTCGAGCGCAGCGGCCGAGCGCAGCGCCTCCATCGTCGTGATCGGCGCCGGTCAGGCCGGCCTCTCCGCCGGCTTCCACCTGCAGCAGCGCGGCTACGCCAGCGCGCTCGAGCAGCCGGAGGCCGAGCGCAGCTTCGTCATGCTCGATGCGGATGCCGCGTCGGGCGGTGCCTGGCAGCACCGCTGGGAGTCGCTGCGCATGCGCACGGTCAACGGCATCTTCGACCTGCCGGGCTTCGCGCAGCCGCCCGCCGACCCCGAGGAGCCGAGTCGCACGGCCGTGCCGCGCTACTTCGCTGCCTTCGAGCGCGCGATGCGGCTGCCGATCCTGCGCCCGGTCGCGGTGGCGAGCGTCACGCGCGCCGACCCTGACCCCGGAGGCGCCCTGCTCGTCACCTCGAGCGCAGGCGCCTGGCGCACCCGCGCGATCATCAACGCCACCGGCACCTGGAACAACCCGCGGCTGCCGGAGTACCCGGGGGCGGATGCGTTCCAGGGCCGTCAGCTGCACACGCGCGACTACGCGGCGGCGTCGGCCTTCGCCGGGCAGCGGGTGGCGGTCGTGGGCGGCGGCATCTCGGCCGTGCAGCTGCTGGAGGAGCTCTCGGCGGTCGCCGACACCCGCTGGTACACCCGCCGCGAGCCCGTCTTCCTCGAGGGCGACTTCGAGCCTGAGATCAACGGCCGCGACGTGATCGAGCGCGTGACCGCCGATGCCGAGGCGGGCCGTCCGACCGGCAGCGTCGTCTCCTACACGGGCCTGCTCTGGACTGACTACGCGCTGCGCGCCAAGGCCCGTGGCGCGCTCGAGCGGCGCCCGATGTTCGTCGCCATCGAGCCGCACGGCGTGCGCGAGGCCGACGGCAGCTTCACGAGCGTCGACACCATCCTGTGGACGACGGGCTTCACGGCGTCGCTCTCGCACCTCGACCCGCTCGCGCTGCGCAATGAGCTGGGCGCCGTGCAGGTGCGGGGCACGCGCGTCGTCGCCGAGCCGCGCGTGCACCTGATCGGCTTCGGCCCCAGCCAGTCGACGGTCGGTGCCAACCGCGCGGGCCGCGCGGCCGTTCGCGAGCTCGACAGGCTGCTCGATCGCACCGACGCAGCGCTCGCGGGGGCGGCGTAG